A window of Sphingobium herbicidovorans contains these coding sequences:
- a CDS encoding TonB-dependent receptor, with translation MGRQDVTALAGQVPSLQVNQYSPTVTVFNVRGVSQNDFADSQEAPIAFYNDEVYIGALGAISGQTFDLDRIEILRGPQGTLFGRNATGGLVQIVTAKPTRQLEGFATVTVGSHGQIATEGAISGPLTDSIRARLSVTSNHHGGYIDNDFGPDRGGARFYGGRFQIEADVGSSGKLSVKLEGLRNDRERSAGAYSHVSTGVTSDGLGFALASNEDFWGTCAGCDATGYKDADGDPFTGSYNYDARFNRKYWSANVRYEQDFGDVNFVSITNYQDLKKTYSEDADISPNSIFIYTTDQDLYQMSQEFRISGDSDKFNWVAGAYGLKIRTDNIYNANLLDSFGINEVYGGRQTTESLAVFGQGEYFLMDEISLVLGARYSWDWKKFDFTHTEFYADGSAPSVFQFNPATNPALAKQKFDNYSYKIQVNLHPTDDALVYFGVNRGTKSGGFGVQAFQPINPNTIPFDEEILTNYEAGFKVSLFDKKVNLNGSVFYYDYQNYQAFSIVGLSQFVGNKPAEVVGAELELQVRPTRGLFLSGFLTKLNTQVKDIVLPSGRMVDRVMPQAPSLSLGGMVRYEFPVGPGALSMQTDWKYDSSQYFSTFNAPIDREPSRVVGNVRVAYATDDDHWEVAAFVNNVTDREYRVYNLDLSSTFGFSQQTFARPRWFGGSVKYNF, from the coding sequence ATGGGGCGCCAGGATGTCACGGCACTCGCGGGCCAAGTCCCAAGCCTCCAGGTAAACCAATATAGCCCGACAGTTACCGTGTTCAACGTACGTGGGGTCTCACAGAACGATTTTGCCGATTCTCAGGAAGCTCCGATCGCTTTCTATAATGACGAAGTGTACATTGGCGCTCTCGGAGCGATTAGTGGTCAGACCTTCGATCTGGATCGCATCGAAATTCTTCGCGGCCCGCAGGGCACGTTGTTCGGCCGCAATGCGACGGGCGGTCTGGTACAGATTGTGACGGCCAAACCCACGCGACAACTTGAAGGTTTTGCAACGGTTACCGTCGGCAGCCATGGTCAGATTGCGACCGAGGGCGCGATCAGCGGCCCACTTACCGATAGCATCCGGGCGCGGCTATCCGTGACGTCCAACCATCACGGCGGTTATATCGATAATGATTTCGGTCCTGATCGAGGGGGCGCGCGTTTTTATGGCGGTCGTTTCCAGATCGAGGCGGATGTGGGCAGTTCCGGGAAACTGTCGGTCAAGCTGGAGGGGCTCCGCAACGATCGGGAACGCAGCGCTGGCGCTTATAGTCACGTATCGACCGGAGTGACTTCGGATGGCCTGGGTTTTGCTCTCGCCTCCAACGAGGATTTCTGGGGGACTTGCGCCGGGTGCGACGCGACCGGATACAAAGACGCGGATGGCGACCCGTTTACCGGGTCGTACAATTATGATGCGCGCTTCAATCGCAAATATTGGAGCGCTAATGTACGCTATGAGCAGGATTTCGGTGACGTGAACTTTGTTTCGATCACCAACTATCAAGATCTTAAAAAGACCTATAGTGAAGATGCCGACATATCACCAAATTCAATATTTATTTATACAACAGACCAAGATCTTTATCAGATGTCCCAGGAATTTCGAATTTCAGGCGATTCTGATAAATTCAACTGGGTTGCAGGTGCTTATGGTTTAAAGATCAGGACCGACAATATCTATAACGCAAACTTGCTGGATTCTTTTGGAATCAACGAGGTTTACGGGGGAAGGCAGACGACGGAGAGCCTGGCCGTCTTCGGGCAGGGTGAATATTTTCTGATGGACGAAATCAGCCTTGTTCTGGGCGCGCGGTACAGCTGGGACTGGAAGAAGTTCGATTTCACCCATACGGAATTTTACGCAGATGGATCGGCGCCCTCGGTGTTCCAGTTCAATCCTGCTACCAATCCCGCATTGGCCAAGCAGAAGTTTGACAATTATTCGTACAAGATTCAGGTCAACCTTCATCCAACCGATGACGCGCTTGTCTATTTTGGCGTTAATCGTGGCACAAAAAGTGGTGGTTTCGGCGTTCAGGCGTTTCAGCCGATCAACCCGAACACCATTCCCTTCGATGAGGAAATTTTGACCAACTATGAGGCAGGCTTCAAGGTCTCCTTGTTCGATAAAAAGGTCAACCTGAACGGTTCTGTTTTCTATTATGATTATCAGAACTATCAGGCATTCTCGATTGTGGGACTATCGCAGTTTGTCGGCAACAAACCGGCCGAAGTGGTCGGCGCCGAACTGGAACTTCAGGTGCGGCCGACCCGCGGCCTATTCCTGTCAGGCTTCCTGACGAAGCTCAATACCCAGGTGAAGGACATTGTATTGCCCTCGGGCAGAATGGTTGACCGGGTCATGCCGCAGGCGCCGTCTCTCAGCCTGGGTGGAATGGTGCGCTATGAATTTCCGGTCGGCCCGGGCGCCCTTTCCATGCAGACCGACTGGAAATATGACAGCTCGCAATATTTTTCGACGTTCAACGCGCCGATCGACCGGGAACCCTCACGCGTGGTGGGGAATGTTCGCGTGGCCTATGCCACCGATGACGACCACTGGGAGGTCGCCGCTTTTGTAAATAACGTCACCGACAGGGAATATCGGGTCTATAATCTCGATCTGTCATCCACGTTCGGCTTTTCGCAGCAGACCTTCGCGCGGCCCCGCTGGTTTGGCGGCAGCGTCAAGTACAATTTCTGA
- a CDS encoding NAD(P)/FAD-dependent oxidoreductase encodes MIGSGAMLLAAGAPSFGTAAKAQTVDAPLTGLAEDWTGPGGIGDYAGKNGNTHKIVNAAHNDIRNGTLDKRIAEAPLVDELYDLVIVGSGISGLTAAYVFLKEKPEAKILVLDQHEIFGGEAKQNDFEVDGYRLTAPQGSTGIVVPWAKAKEAGFPTPFLKELGYPEAFTYQEPENLSQPIQIPADMWTPMHIGWERADMAFYYEGKGMVKNPWRNGFAEAPIPDKVKRALVELELFRTPPQRDDWAQWLDSMSYKQFLANVAKVPADALDDVCAYLDPVMAAMGCGQGSDIISAYNAYGFMMPGVNGYSRYQSGGPDPTDGIYLATFPGGNTFAAKRFLKLAKPEALSGGDGLYDIQYSSVNWETLDRPTDKYRMRLGATVFSVVHEGKPGKAKTARITYAKDGKMASVRARGVICAGQQHVNRRICHDISPKYREAMQAFHHAPILVVNVALRNWKFLDKLGVAAVRWFEGLGWWTSLRRNLVLDGKETQPLDPNKPVVLTQYIPFLLPGTPFPDQCTQARMQLFSMTFADIEAQIREQFTKMFAPYGFDADRDIAGIITNRQGHAYFVGYPGFYFGKDGKQTPMEVLREPFHRIAFSHSELSGAQMWETAAEQGERAAKQMLEKLA; translated from the coding sequence ATGATCGGTTCCGGTGCGATGCTTCTCGCTGCCGGCGCGCCGTCCTTCGGGACGGCCGCCAAGGCTCAGACCGTTGACGCGCCCTTGACGGGCCTGGCCGAGGACTGGACGGGTCCTGGCGGCATCGGCGACTATGCCGGTAAGAACGGTAACACGCATAAGATTGTGAATGCCGCTCATAATGACATCCGCAACGGAACCCTCGACAAGCGTATCGCCGAGGCTCCGCTGGTAGATGAGCTTTATGACCTCGTGATTGTGGGATCGGGAATTTCCGGGCTGACGGCTGCCTATGTCTTCCTAAAGGAGAAGCCCGAGGCGAAAATTCTCGTGCTGGACCAGCACGAGATTTTCGGTGGCGAGGCAAAGCAGAATGATTTTGAAGTGGACGGTTATCGCCTTACCGCTCCCCAGGGCTCCACGGGCATAGTGGTGCCCTGGGCAAAGGCCAAGGAAGCCGGTTTCCCCACGCCTTTCCTCAAGGAATTGGGATATCCCGAAGCCTTTACCTACCAGGAACCGGAGAATCTTTCGCAGCCCATCCAGATCCCAGCGGATATGTGGACGCCCATGCATATCGGATGGGAACGCGCCGACATGGCCTTTTATTACGAAGGCAAGGGCATGGTGAAGAACCCTTGGCGCAACGGTTTCGCCGAGGCGCCCATCCCCGACAAGGTGAAGCGCGCTCTGGTCGAACTCGAGCTTTTCCGCACACCGCCTCAACGCGATGATTGGGCCCAGTGGCTCGACAGCATGTCATACAAGCAGTTCCTGGCCAATGTGGCGAAGGTTCCCGCCGATGCTCTGGACGATGTCTGCGCTTATCTTGACCCTGTAATGGCGGCGATGGGTTGCGGGCAGGGTTCTGATATTATTTCAGCCTATAACGCCTATGGTTTCATGATGCCGGGCGTTAACGGCTATTCGCGCTACCAGAGCGGCGGCCCCGATCCGACTGACGGCATTTATCTTGCGACTTTCCCGGGCGGGAATACTTTTGCAGCGAAGCGGTTCCTGAAACTCGCCAAGCCAGAAGCCCTGTCAGGCGGCGATGGCCTTTATGACATTCAATATAGCAGCGTAAATTGGGAGACTCTTGACCGGCCGACGGACAAGTACCGGATGCGGCTAGGCGCAACGGTGTTTTCGGTGGTACATGAAGGTAAACCTGGCAAGGCAAAGACCGCGCGGATCACCTATGCCAAGGACGGTAAAATGGCATCGGTGCGAGCCAGGGGCGTGATTTGCGCGGGTCAGCAACATGTAAACCGGCGTATTTGCCACGATATCTCTCCCAAGTATCGGGAAGCAATGCAGGCATTCCACCACGCCCCGATTTTGGTGGTCAACGTAGCCCTGCGTAACTGGAAGTTCCTTGACAAGCTGGGCGTCGCCGCCGTGCGCTGGTTTGAAGGCCTGGGCTGGTGGACCAGCTTGAGGCGAAATCTCGTGCTTGACGGCAAGGAGACACAGCCGCTCGATCCCAACAAGCCGGTGGTGTTGACCCAGTATATACCTTTCCTTCTTCCGGGTACGCCATTCCCGGATCAGTGCACGCAGGCGCGGATGCAGTTATTCAGCATGACCTTCGCAGATATCGAGGCACAGATTAGAGAACAGTTCACGAAGATGTTCGCCCCCTATGGTTTTGATGCCGACCGCGATATTGCCGGGATCATCACCAATCGTCAGGGCCATGCTTATTTTGTCGGCTATCCCGGCTTCTACTTCGGAAAAGACGGCAAGCAGACACCGATGGAAGTGTTGCGCGAACCATTCCACAGGATTGCGTTCAGCCATTCAGAGCTGTCCGGCGCCCAGATGTGGGAGACCGCAGCCGAGCAGGGCGAACGCGCGGCTAAACAGATGCTCGAAAAACTTGCTTGA
- a CDS encoding YybH family protein — protein sequence MKFPISGAAMALALAAAWLPACAAAQQPPQIGAVSAMPDELATFQAATSKLYAMKEKAFAQGDVDPIINRFYAANAISVGPEGKPYEGRAAYAENYSKIVQTYNVKVEPIHAYVNGNAGWEWANFRVAPKDAASTEKPFSFVILFLWAKVNGEWVCAGDSYVVGEFKND from the coding sequence ATGAAATTCCCGATTTCCGGCGCCGCGATGGCTCTAGCTCTTGCCGCTGCTTGGTTGCCTGCCTGCGCAGCAGCGCAGCAGCCCCCCCAAATTGGCGCCGTATCGGCGATGCCGGACGAACTGGCCACATTCCAGGCAGCGACCAGCAAGCTTTACGCGATGAAGGAGAAGGCCTTTGCCCAGGGCGATGTCGACCCTATTATCAATCGTTTCTACGCGGCAAATGCAATTTCTGTCGGACCGGAAGGCAAGCCCTATGAAGGGCGAGCAGCCTATGCGGAAAATTACAGCAAGATTGTGCAGACCTATAATGTGAAAGTTGAGCCGATCCATGCCTATGTAAACGGCAATGCTGGATGGGAATGGGCCAATTTCCGCGTCGCGCCCAAAGATGCCGCATCAACGGAAAAGCCCTTCTCTTTCGTAATTCTTTTTCTTTGGGCTAAAGTAAATGGCGAGTGGGTGTGCGCTGGGGATTCCTATGTAGTTGGCGAATTCAAGAATGACTGA
- a CDS encoding type II toxin-antitoxin system CcdA family antitoxin: MDRSRPAISAKQDAKRATQWREDNAEALRSSNTYVEVWGLPLSRHGQFESRSGTQTQDPLATGAK, from the coding sequence ATGGATAGGTCCAGACCCGCAATCTCAGCGAAGCAGGACGCGAAACGGGCTACTCAGTGGCGAGAGGACAATGCAGAGGCATTGCGAAGCTCCAATACTTACGTCGAAGTTTGGGGACTACCGCTGTCCCGTCATGGTCAATTCGAGTCACGTTCAGGGACTCAAACACAGGACCCACTTGCCACTGGTGCAAAATGA
- a CDS encoding recombinase family protein, with protein MTSYVAYARVSTAKQGRSGLGLEAQQAAIAAYVKAGDTLLAPTYVEVESGKRTDRPELANALRHAKLTGATLLVAKLDRLSRNVRFLLTLLESGVDVAFCDLPQVSGAMGRFMLTQMAAVAELEAGLISERTKAALAAAKERGAVLGGFRGVKVDPAQGLAERQRRAEDFAGRVRQEVESLKAQGATSLRDIATKLNERGIKTRRGGEWSAVQVSRVMAE; from the coding sequence ATGACCTCCTATGTTGCTTACGCTCGCGTCTCCACCGCCAAGCAGGGGCGTTCCGGCCTGGGCCTGGAGGCACAGCAAGCAGCCATCGCCGCATATGTGAAGGCAGGCGATACGCTCCTGGCTCCTACCTATGTCGAGGTCGAGAGCGGCAAGCGGACTGATCGCCCCGAATTGGCGAACGCCCTGCGCCATGCCAAGCTGACGGGCGCAACGCTCCTGGTCGCCAAGCTGGACCGTCTATCCCGTAATGTCCGTTTCCTCCTCACGCTCCTAGAGAGCGGGGTAGATGTAGCGTTCTGCGATCTTCCTCAGGTCTCTGGCGCGATGGGCCGCTTCATGCTGACCCAGATGGCCGCTGTAGCTGAGCTAGAGGCTGGCCTTATCTCTGAGCGGACCAAGGCCGCTCTTGCCGCTGCAAAGGAGCGTGGCGCTGTCCTGGGCGGCTTTCGTGGCGTGAAGGTCGATCCGGCTCAGGGCCTGGCTGAACGCCAGCGCCGCGCTGAAGATTTCGCTGGGCGGGTGAGGCAGGAGGTCGAGAGCTTGAAGGCTCAGGGCGCGACAAGCCTGCGGGACATTGCGACTAAGCTAAACGAACGCGGAATTAAGACGCGGCGTGGCGGGGAATGGTCCGCTGTCCAGGTTTCCCGCGTCATGGCTGAATGA
- a CDS encoding HNH endonuclease signature motif containing protein — protein sequence MPNPLRTLRFQRLPHPAMRQPCIIPINIAPTKQGYVQLKRRDDEGRGKTENLHRIVYRSRKGPIPPGWEVDHICNRRACCNAEHLRCLQRLDHLRVTNRQRNAGRLEEARCYWEAHRHSRHVTGAEMGERFGASQTTGNRWIRIWKAEGCDSL from the coding sequence ATGCCCAATCCTCTGAGGACTTTGCGTTTCCAGCGCCTTCCGCATCCAGCCATGCGCCAGCCGTGCATCATTCCAATCAACATAGCGCCGACAAAGCAGGGCTATGTCCAGCTAAAGCGCAGGGATGATGAAGGCAGGGGCAAGACCGAGAATCTCCACCGCATTGTCTACCGCTCCCGCAAGGGTCCGATTCCTCCAGGCTGGGAGGTCGATCACATTTGCAATCGTCGCGCCTGTTGCAACGCTGAGCATCTCCGATGCCTCCAGCGCCTGGACCATCTCAGGGTGACAAACCGTCAACGCAACGCTGGACGGCTGGAGGAAGCCCGATGCTATTGGGAGGCTCATCGACATTCTCGCCATGTGACAGGGGCAGAGATGGGGGAGCGTTTCGGGGCATCTCAGACGACCGGCAATCGCTGGATACGCATCTGGAAGGCTGAGGGCTGCGATAGCCTCTGA
- a CDS encoding site-specific integrase — protein MAVRYIDKDPKTGILSYRRIFPTDLRPFLPRRARELKRSLRARTFHEGRAAEIYRQAVADYDRMLADAQAKATGTKRPLQDADIPYLVDSYAFRILKDAELSHFDPDDSAFNLPWVPSLRYSPIALNALDDAGQEIPGSRRERVLSGLPVALQVWKEALGSGDRAKVIEIEAQAANELLDAANLAADPEGREYFALCYRLLAKDHEIYAAVLARFNGEIVPPPVEPEPLPDFAAPPKAEGPKAQQKQGMTMRDIADAVRASPREHVPLTTRQAWQTALRFWDEVYPKLSHEKTERAMVSAWLDLLSQRPVRLPPAQARLPLPKLVEKYEGRAEVQRISATTLAQHLGTLSTIWNRGVRRGDVDDKRPNPFANHDVRRNLPPSEGQQGLPMDVINAIFRLPVFTKGERPKRGKGEAVYWVPLFLLWTGARPNEIAQLIRSDFWQDDAGKWNMKITDEGVHPAKGPRSLKTSRHRSGIRQFPVPQALIDLGLPAYLKWLEDEGEEALFPKLRPKGNDLFAGFGEWWSLYTREHGVVPEGKRPSREFRHNFMSAARQSGIPAEAVEYIAGHVQVSAGTNARYGTREAWGLEMEKLRYEGLDLSGVRRWAAPADTSKKRGG, from the coding sequence GTGGCTGTGCGATACATCGACAAGGACCCGAAAACCGGAATCCTGTCCTACCGTAGAATCTTTCCGACTGACTTGCGGCCCTTCCTCCCGCGCCGCGCCCGCGAGCTAAAGCGGTCCCTTCGCGCTCGAACGTTCCATGAGGGCAGGGCAGCGGAAATCTATCGGCAGGCCGTAGCGGACTATGATCGGATGCTGGCTGATGCCCAGGCGAAGGCAACGGGGACCAAGCGTCCCCTCCAGGATGCCGACATTCCCTATCTGGTGGACAGCTACGCCTTCCGCATCTTGAAGGACGCTGAGCTTTCCCACTTCGATCCCGACGATAGCGCCTTTAATCTGCCTTGGGTCCCATCGCTCCGCTACAGCCCAATAGCTCTTAACGCCCTGGACGATGCTGGACAGGAAATCCCCGGCTCCAGGCGCGAGCGGGTCCTTTCTGGCCTGCCTGTTGCGCTCCAGGTCTGGAAGGAGGCGCTAGGCTCGGGGGACAGAGCGAAGGTCATAGAGATTGAGGCCCAGGCAGCGAATGAATTGCTGGACGCTGCTAACCTTGCCGCTGATCCCGAGGGACGGGAATACTTTGCGCTGTGCTATCGCCTGTTGGCGAAGGACCATGAGATTTACGCAGCGGTCCTAGCTCGCTTCAATGGCGAGATTGTGCCGCCCCCTGTCGAGCCTGAGCCTCTCCCCGACTTCGCAGCGCCACCCAAGGCTGAGGGTCCGAAGGCACAGCAAAAGCAGGGCATGACAATGCGCGACATTGCCGATGCCGTTAGAGCCTCTCCCAGAGAGCATGTCCCCCTAACGACCCGGCAGGCGTGGCAAACGGCTCTCCGCTTTTGGGATGAGGTCTATCCGAAGCTGAGCCACGAAAAGACCGAACGCGCTATGGTCTCCGCTTGGCTGGACCTCCTGTCGCAACGCCCGGTGCGTCTACCTCCCGCCCAGGCTCGGCTCCCGCTGCCTAAGCTGGTGGAAAAGTATGAGGGAAGGGCAGAAGTCCAAAGAATAAGCGCCACGACCTTAGCTCAGCATCTCGGGACCCTTTCGACCATCTGGAATAGGGGCGTTAGGCGAGGGGATGTAGACGACAAGCGACCCAACCCCTTTGCTAACCATGACGTAAGGCGCAATCTCCCGCCCTCTGAGGGGCAGCAAGGTCTCCCGATGGACGTAATAAACGCCATCTTTCGCCTGCCTGTGTTTACCAAGGGCGAACGCCCCAAGCGCGGCAAGGGCGAGGCGGTCTATTGGGTCCCGTTATTCCTCCTGTGGACAGGCGCACGACCGAACGAAATCGCACAGCTCATCCGTTCCGATTTCTGGCAGGACGATGCTGGCAAGTGGAACATGAAAATAACCGATGAGGGCGTCCATCCGGCGAAGGGACCCAGGAGCCTAAAGACCTCCCGCCATCGCAGCGGTATCCGTCAATTTCCTGTCCCTCAGGCGCTGATCGACCTTGGCCTTCCCGCCTATCTGAAGTGGCTGGAGGATGAGGGCGAGGAGGCGCTATTTCCCAAGCTCAGGCCGAAAGGAAATGACCTATTCGCAGGCTTTGGCGAGTGGTGGAGTCTCTATACTCGGGAGCATGGCGTTGTCCCTGAGGGCAAGCGACCATCGCGTGAGTTCCGCCATAACTTCATGTCGGCGGCAAGACAGAGTGGCATCCCTGCGGAAGCAGTAGAATATATCGCCGGTCACGTTCAGGTCAGCGCGGGGACCAATGCACGATATGGGACCCGAGAGGCTTGGGGCCTGGAGATGGAAAAGCTCAGATATGAAGGGTTGGACCTATCGGGCGTGAGACGTTGGGCCGCGCCAGCCGACACAAGCAAAAAGAGGGGAGGCTAA
- a CDS encoding PAS domain-containing protein: MDTLRGQEISSEQDDFDYADSQAIEAPPSVGSDERRMQVRAYNYWASLLGDRALPSIEDLSPDHLEDFGPNSVLLDFSTGLDNPAVVYLGTALRRECAVTGAIQFINDVPSRSLLSRLTDHYLQIIANAAPIGFEAGFVNQRGAEILYRGILMPFSSDGETIDFVFGVISWKELASEAISDELGREVDAALRGSAQSRDVAPIWADGPAAGEEDTLDLAGMESPAEDAPLADWLALARDGAEQARTSEARTHTALYRAIGLAYDFALMSEASPDDYAEMLTDAGIKAQARSPLTAVVKLVFGSAYDKTRITEYATALEHAKAAGLGLGALGDYLGQYPGGLKALIRDERAQRRAALPDRPDPRQSARAALKSAAPIDPVAIPTDADGLAVVIARREADGTIAIVGALPDGSDLGQRVIVAAAR; encoded by the coding sequence ATGGACACTCTGCGGGGGCAGGAAATCTCCAGTGAACAGGATGATTTCGATTATGCCGACAGTCAGGCGATCGAAGCGCCGCCCAGCGTCGGCTCCGACGAACGCCGCATGCAGGTGCGCGCCTATAATTATTGGGCGTCACTGCTTGGGGACCGCGCCCTCCCGTCGATCGAGGATCTGTCCCCGGATCATCTCGAAGATTTCGGCCCCAACAGCGTCCTGCTGGACTTCAGCACCGGGCTCGACAATCCGGCGGTCGTCTATCTTGGCACCGCGCTGCGCCGCGAGTGCGCGGTCACCGGCGCGATCCAGTTCATCAACGACGTGCCCTCCCGCTCGCTGCTGTCCCGTCTGACCGACCATTATCTCCAGATCATCGCCAATGCCGCGCCGATCGGCTTCGAAGCCGGGTTCGTCAACCAGCGCGGGGCGGAAATACTCTATCGCGGCATCCTCATGCCCTTTTCTTCCGATGGCGAAACGATCGATTTTGTCTTCGGCGTCATCAGCTGGAAGGAACTGGCGAGCGAGGCCATTTCGGACGAACTGGGCCGAGAGGTTGACGCCGCCCTGCGCGGCAGCGCCCAGTCCCGCGACGTCGCGCCGATCTGGGCGGATGGCCCGGCCGCCGGTGAAGAGGACACGCTGGACCTGGCCGGCATGGAAAGCCCGGCCGAGGACGCCCCGCTTGCCGACTGGCTGGCCCTTGCCCGCGACGGCGCGGAACAGGCCCGAACCAGCGAAGCCCGCACCCACACTGCGCTCTATCGCGCCATCGGCCTTGCCTATGACTTCGCGCTGATGAGCGAAGCGTCGCCCGACGATTATGCCGAAATGCTGACCGACGCAGGCATCAAGGCGCAGGCGCGCAGCCCGCTGACCGCCGTGGTGAAGCTCGTTTTCGGCTCTGCCTATGACAAGACGCGCATCACCGAATATGCGACCGCGCTGGAACATGCGAAAGCCGCAGGGCTAGGCCTCGGCGCGCTGGGCGATTATCTGGGTCAATATCCCGGCGGGCTGAAGGCGCTGATCCGCGACGAGCGGGCCCAGCGCCGCGCCGCCCTGCCCGACCGCCCCGATCCGCGCCAGAGCGCCCGCGCCGCGCTGAAGTCCGCCGCACCCATCGACCCTGTCGCCATTCCGACCGACGCGGACGGCCTTGCCGTCGTCATCGCGCGGCGTGAAGCGGACGGCACGATTGCCATCGTCGGCGCGTTGCCCGATGGATCGGATCTGGGCCAGCGAGTGATCGTCGCAGCGGCGCGTTGA